From the genome of Uranotaenia lowii strain MFRU-FL chromosome 1, ASM2978415v1, whole genome shotgun sequence, one region includes:
- the LOC129737993 gene encoding uncharacterized protein LOC129737993, protein MVNQFNDVSLMLLNEDRLKRMGLKEGPTLLVLDVIERSKMKNVLAPSNLDNIIRNESSKIRKLLEANSKFAQTVLYKKLDKGLELDRKERCEMIRLLCSEWSDRVFSKSYPSTTEQQKLARDIIDTFPYLAKSEHSNEAAFFNKNSGKGPNHPHSGIIYNHFRNLCHKVPSEKKKFKRSNKTEIMITDEILETAEFLKKMEATSDNYTYITEYIVKCLPLFLTMLKHKKSPRNIIDTFPHLTGYNGDIIILLFEQIKPNFNKHANFNSMCSKGLLFKTTSFCRVEDDNLKGLLRIWMQLNCQGLERKSEEGDAEEQLASALIKWIGEDDTDLRDYLAQSEVNYIRNNTYPSGHILCQGRPFCLGIYSVYISGIIIRTNGNFLKALEVKSHHVLGTKPSSQLAKLLEFIDFHCLKIVNTSSRNGVIKLVQAFDEANAAINKCVTV, encoded by the exons tcaATCAATTCAACGACGTATCGCTTATGCTGTTGAATGAAGATCGTTTGAAACGAATGGGGCTGAAGGAAGGACCAACACTCTTGGTTCTGGATGTTATAGAACggtcgaaaatgaaaaatgtgttGGCTCCATCTAATTTGGAtaatataataagaaatgaatcatcaaaaattcgaaaattattgGAAGCAAATTCCAAATTTGCTCAAACAGTTTTGTATAAGAAGCTTGACAAGGGACTGGAGCTCGATAGGAAGGAAAGGTGCGAGATGATCCGGCTCCTATGTTCGGAGTGGAGCGATAGAGTGTTTTCGAAAAG CTATCCATCTACAACTGAGCAGCAAAAATTGGCTCGTGATATAATCGATACTTTTCCGTATTTAGCCAAGTCGGAACATAGCAACGAGGCGgcattttttaataagaatagtGGCAAAGGCCCCAATCATCCTCACAGTGGAATAATTTATAACCACTTCAGGAACTTATGCCACAAGGTCCcatcagaaaagaaaaaatttaaacgatCCAACAAAACGGAAATTATGATAACGGATGAAATTCTTGAAACTGcggagtttttaaaaaaaatggaagcaacATCCGACAATTATACCTATATTACCGAATATATTGTCAAATGCCTCCCACTGTTTCTTACAATGCTTAAACATAAGAAATCGCCGAGAAATATTATCGACACATTCCCACACTTGACTGGATACAATGGCGATATT ATTATTCTCTTGTTTGAGCAGATCAAACCGAACTTCAACAAACATGCGAATTTCAATAGCATGTGCTCCAAGGGACTCCTGTTCAAAACGACCAGTTTTTGTCGCGTTGAGGATG ATAATCTCAAGGGATTACTCCGTATATGGATGCAGTTAAACTGTCAGGGACTTGAGCGTAAATCTGAAGAAGGTGACGCGGAGGAGCAACTGGCCAGTGCTCTAATAAAATGGATTGGA GAAGACGACACGGATCTACGAGATTACCTGGCACAGTCTGAGGTCAACTACATTAGGAATAACACCTACCCTTCTGGGCACATCTTGTGCCAAGGAAGACCATTTTGTTTGGGAATTTACTCCGTTTACATAAGCGGAATAATAATTAGAACCAacggaaattttttgaaggccTTAGAAGTAAAATCGCACCACGTTTTAGGGACCAAGCCGTCAAGCCAATTAGCAAAGCTGCTTGAATTTATAGATtttcattgtttaaaaattgttaacacCAGCTCTAGAAACGGTGTAATTAAATTAGTACAAGCATTTGACGAGGCAAATGCCGCGATTAACAAATGTGTAACTGTATAA